One window of the Hemitrygon akajei chromosome 5, sHemAka1.3, whole genome shotgun sequence genome contains the following:
- the LOC140728517 gene encoding cytohesin-interacting protein-like yields the protein MIVINKQDNETFGFEIQTLGMNQKNANTMERYTFVCKVHDNSPSHCAGLKPGDMLININGIDTEGFCHREIVKLIKSSGNILSLMTVNKNSVKRSELEARLYFLKKTLQEKWVEYRSLMLQEQRLVHGFLRNNESTESSESFLYGDTALFGSTVRKKERFSSDSSCRSQLSLMTDDSEDGVFQPGLSNDLIIGSHYRRSSMDEDCVFHRDTEILTPKSQLSRSRSISMTSNGSGQMSPSWDFHRSCGTMPRKGKRPSVRKRLMKFIPGLNRAVEEDESHF from the exons ATGATTGTTATCAATAAGCAAGATAATGAAACTTTTGGATTTGAGATTCAG ACCCTTGGGATGAACCAAAAGAATGCAAATACAATGGAGAGATACACTTTCGTCTGCAAGGTCCATGATAATAGCCCATCTCACTGTGCGGGGCTGAAGCCTG GCGATATGCTAATTAACATAAATGGTATAGACACTGAAGGATTTTGTCACCGAGAAATTGTCAAACTAATTAAGTCATCAGGCAATATATTAAG CCTTATGACTGTCAATAAAAATTCTGTTAAAAGAAGTGAACTTGAAGCAAGATTATATTTTTTAAAG AAAACACTTCAAGAGAAATGGGTGGAGTACAGGTCACTTATGTTACAAGAACAACGCCTTGTTCATG GATTCTTGAGGAACAATGAGTCAACAGAATCTTCTGAGTCTTTTCTGTATGGTGATACGGCATTATTTGGGTCAACCGTACGAAAGAAGGAAAGGTTTTCTAGTGACAGTAGCTGCCGGAGCCAGCTTAGCCTAATGACTGATGACAGCGAGGACGGAGTCTTCCAGCCTGGGTTGTCTAATGACTTGATCATTGGGAGCCACTATAGGCGAAGCAGCATGGACGAAgattgtgtcttccacagagatACAGAAATACTTACGCCCAAAAGCCAGTTGAGCAGGAGTAGGAGCATCAGTATGACCAGCAATGGGAGTGGTCAAATGTCTCCATCATGGGACTTCCACAGAAGCTGCGGGACAATGCCTCGAAAAGGCAAGAGACCAAGTGTCAGGAAGCGCCTCATGAAGTTCATTCCAGGTTTAAATAGGGCGGTGGAGGAAGATGAGAGCCACTTTTAG